Proteins from a genomic interval of Clostridium sp. 'deep sea':
- a CDS encoding M56 family metallopeptidase: MISEVALKMLQISLEASIVILLVLVLTPLLKRKYSAKLRYYIWLALAIRLVIPFSFSLPNSLTIYPVPKSIVQAEVSQNGEIVTLSNKVIVEPETPAIAVTESDDYEDTAGVQYVSKQNMYKMKQNILYYLPLIWMLGIVVLVTHQLIAYIVFYSLVNRWSRCNSNLVISNCVNKVMLNLNMNNKITILHSKMVSSPMLIGFVKPKLVLPELKYSELDLQNIIKHELIHLKRHDIWFKLLLQIVKAVHWYNPLIYIMQNQAFKTIELSCDEEVVKGLTIDCKKQYSYTILNSIIEQQQNNSVFPSYFYNSSITTKERIKNIMNHNKKKKGSLIFIMLLVCVCLTGSLLVYGADQESKQQIELSKQDQVFLNYIAELKDNSLAINYHSIEEGNCMIYTIKSLNKREILKVYLEQVENTANELVWTVKKHKYLKQEYESMYLTEAWIEAQKYHDNKALGNLLSDELKKQYLSSEGKVSWDDLAVEKYEATFNDYGCLINYFLKDIDSSYYDYQETLTFGRENNKLVIESINDEKQINNPTDNSKSHVFSSDINVIFMQSKDPETLLKKYRQGLLNDAYTTMLLLTNDVNFDAEELARNTIKVSRVEVINKEVKENKACYKLEIDIDNADKSVDTETYTRWLYMKNSDSNDQADANWQLAGLLDGAPSQKWWNK, encoded by the coding sequence ATGATTAGTGAAGTAGCTTTAAAAATGCTTCAAATATCTTTAGAAGCTAGTATAGTAATTCTTTTAGTATTAGTTTTAACGCCTTTATTAAAAAGAAAATACTCTGCAAAGCTAAGATATTATATATGGTTGGCTTTGGCTATTAGATTAGTAATACCATTTAGTTTCTCTTTACCAAATAGCTTGACCATCTACCCAGTTCCTAAATCAATAGTACAAGCTGAAGTGAGCCAAAATGGTGAAATAGTAACACTTAGTAACAAAGTTATTGTAGAACCTGAAACACCTGCTATAGCTGTAACAGAAAGTGATGATTATGAAGATACAGCAGGTGTCCAATATGTATCGAAACAAAACATGTACAAGATGAAGCAAAATATACTATATTATCTTCCTTTAATATGGATGTTAGGTATAGTGGTACTTGTTACTCATCAGCTAATTGCCTATATAGTATTTTATAGTCTAGTAAATCGATGGAGTAGATGCAATAGCAATTTAGTTATTAGTAATTGTGTTAATAAAGTGATGTTGAATCTTAACATGAACAATAAAATCACAATTTTACATAGTAAGATGGTTTCTAGTCCAATGTTAATTGGTTTTGTAAAACCTAAGTTAGTATTACCTGAACTAAAATATAGTGAGCTTGACTTGCAAAATATCATTAAACACGAATTAATACATTTAAAAAGACATGATATTTGGTTTAAATTGCTATTACAGATAGTAAAAGCAGTTCACTGGTACAACCCACTAATTTATATAATGCAAAATCAAGCATTCAAAACTATAGAACTGTCTTGTGATGAAGAAGTTGTAAAAGGCCTAACCATTGATTGTAAAAAGCAGTATAGTTATACAATATTAAATTCAATAATAGAACAGCAGCAAAATAATAGTGTTTTTCCAAGCTATTTTTATAATAGCAGTATTACTACAAAAGAAAGGATTAAAAATATAATGAATCATAACAAGAAGAAAAAAGGTAGCTTAATTTTTATTATGTTATTGGTATGCGTATGTTTAACTGGAAGTCTTTTGGTATATGGTGCAGATCAAGAAAGTAAACAACAGATTGAATTATCTAAGCAGGATCAAGTTTTTCTTAACTATATCGCTGAGCTAAAAGACAATAGTTTAGCTATTAACTACCATTCTATAGAAGAAGGCAATTGCATGATATATACTATAAAATCTCTCAATAAAAGAGAGATACTGAAAGTGTATCTTGAGCAAGTTGAAAATACTGCAAACGAGCTTGTTTGGACTGTAAAAAAACATAAATATCTTAAACAAGAGTATGAAAGTATGTATCTTACTGAAGCCTGGATAGAGGCTCAAAAATATCATGATAATAAAGCTTTGGGCAATTTACTTTCTGATGAATTAAAAAAGCAATATTTAAGTTCAGAAGGCAAAGTGTCTTGGGATGATTTAGCGGTAGAAAAATATGAAGCAACATTTAATGATTATGGTTGTTTAATCAATTATTTTCTAAAAGACATAGATTCAAGTTATTATGATTACCAAGAGACACTGACTTTTGGCAGAGAGAATAATAAACTTGTTATAGAGTCTATAAATGATGAGAAACAAATTAATAATCCTACTGATAATTCAAAAAGTCATGTTTTTTCATCAGATATTAATGTTATATTCATGCAATCAAAAGACCCTGAAACACTGTTAAAAAAGTATCGCCAAGGATTATTGAATGATGCATATACGACAATGCTTTTGTTAACCAATGATGTAAACTTTGATGCAGAAGAACTTGCACGTAACACAATTAAGGTTAGTAGGGTTGAGGTTATTAATAAAGAAGTAAAAGAAAATAAAGCATGTTATAAACTAGAAATTGATATAGACAATGCAGATAAATCTGTTGATACAGAAACTTATACACGTTGGCTGTATATGAAAAATAGTGACAGTAACGATCAAGCCGATGCAAATTGGCAATTAGCAGGTCTTTTGGATGGTGCACCAAGTCAAAAGTGGTGGAATAAATAA
- a CDS encoding serine hydrolase has product MKYSKKHKNKKYRKKRLINKLILYILTILIVIAFSNFYDKVDLVAKSALLIDSETNNIIYSKKSTSRMYPASTTKILTAITALDYLDLNEIVYVDNEIYLTPLGSSTAGLCKGERLTVRDLIYGLMLPSGNDAAQVLAVHTGKKLSNKEISFRVARDKFIELMNKKAQEIGAVNSNFTTVDGFHDNNHYSTAKDLALITQESLKNDFLCKVANTITYQVGKHNDWINSNKLLQQNSEWFTKSVTGFKTGFTSHAGYCLVATAIHNNKSYILVLLNGPKDDIYADAQKLLNKHLS; this is encoded by the coding sequence ATGAAATACTCAAAAAAGCATAAAAATAAAAAATATAGAAAAAAAAGATTAATAAATAAACTAATCTTATACATTTTAACTATTTTAATTGTGATTGCCTTTTCTAATTTTTATGACAAAGTAGATCTTGTAGCTAAGAGTGCTCTTTTAATTGACTCTGAGACAAATAATATTATTTATAGCAAAAAAAGCACTAGTAGAATGTATCCAGCGAGTACTACCAAGATTTTGACCGCTATCACAGCCTTGGATTATTTAGATTTAAACGAAATTGTGTATGTTGATAATGAAATATACTTAACTCCATTAGGATCAAGTACAGCAGGCTTATGTAAAGGAGAAAGATTAACAGTAAGAGATTTAATTTATGGCTTAATGCTTCCCTCGGGCAATGATGCAGCTCAAGTACTGGCTGTTCATACTGGCAAAAAATTATCTAACAAAGAAATAAGCTTTAGGGTCGCTAGGGATAAATTTATTGAGCTAATGAATAAAAAAGCCCAAGAAATAGGTGCTGTTAATTCAAATTTCACAACAGTTGATGGTTTTCATGATAACAACCACTATAGCACCGCAAAAGATCTTGCCTTAATCACGCAAGAGTCACTAAAAAATGATTTTTTATGTAAGGTTGCAAATACAATTACTTATCAAGTAGGTAAACATAATGATTGGATAAATTCAAATAAGTTGTTACAGCAAAATAGTGAGTGGTTTACAAAATCAGTTACAGGATTTAAAACAGGCTTTACTTCTCATGCCGGTTATTGCCTCGTTGCAACTGCAATACATAATAATAAATCATATATTCTTGTATTATTAAACGGCCCCAAAGATGATATCTATGCTGATGCTCAAAAATTGCTTAACAAACATTTATCTTAA
- a CDS encoding BlaI/MecI/CopY family transcriptional regulator yields the protein MFIMNKRLSDAELDIMLAVWSSDQPVSASTILAELKGKREWALSALMTALSRLIKKGFLRCEKQGRNNLYYFIVDEDEYKQAEGKSILERLYGNSFKNLAVALYNSKAISEKDIAELKSIIEDIKE from the coding sequence ATGTTCATAATGAATAAACGTTTATCTGATGCAGAGCTAGATATTATGCTTGCAGTATGGAGCAGTGATCAACCTGTAAGTGCATCAACAATATTAGCAGAGTTAAAAGGTAAAAGAGAATGGGCCTTATCTGCTTTAATGACTGCACTATCACGATTAATTAAAAAAGGTTTTTTAAGGTGTGAAAAACAAGGTAGAAATAACTTGTATTACTTTATTGTTGATGAAGACGAGTACAAACAAGCCGAAGGTAAGTCAATTTTAGAGAGATTATATGGTAATTCATTTAAAAATTTAGCTGTAGCTTTATATAATAGTAAAGCCATTAGTGAAAAAGATATCGCAGAATTAAAAAGTATAATTGAAGATATTAAGGAGTAA
- a CDS encoding effector binding domain-containing protein: protein MINWLKALNNALNYLEDNILEKLNYDELAKIALCSKYHFLRTFTVLAGYPLGEYIRNRRLSLAAKDLITTNIKIIELAYKYGYETPEAFSKVFKRFHGISPSIARKKQGMLKTVLPLSFQLTIKGEERMDYKIVRKDSFKVVGLSKRVSMKNNKSYNTIPLFLQELVQSGNMDLITNNKIKSYGVGYDYDFEHELFSYLIAVDGENIEGLENAIVLNIPSCTWAVFKCVGAMPQGIQEVWKRIYAEWLPATKYEHALTPELEVYYAGNHYAEDYVSEIWIPVIERKH from the coding sequence ATTATTAACTGGCTAAAAGCATTAAATAATGCCCTAAACTATTTAGAAGATAATATACTCGAAAAGCTTAATTATGATGAACTAGCCAAAATAGCACTATGCTCTAAGTATCATTTTTTGCGCACCTTTACGGTTTTAGCTGGCTATCCTTTAGGTGAATATATAAGGAACAGAAGATTATCTTTAGCAGCAAAAGATTTAATAACTACTAATATTAAGATTATTGAGTTAGCTTATAAGTATGGTTATGAAACCCCAGAGGCTTTTAGTAAAGTGTTTAAAAGATTTCATGGCATATCACCATCTATAGCTCGCAAAAAGCAGGGTATGCTAAAAACAGTTTTGCCACTTTCTTTTCAATTAACTATAAAAGGAGAAGAAAGAATGGATTACAAAATAGTACGTAAAGATAGCTTTAAAGTTGTTGGTTTAAGTAAGCGAGTATCAATGAAAAATAATAAAAGTTATAATACTATTCCTTTATTTTTACAAGAGTTAGTACAGTCAGGTAATATGGACTTAATAACTAATAATAAAATAAAATCATATGGTGTAGGTTATGACTATGATTTTGAACACGAGCTTTTTAGTTACTTAATTGCAGTTGATGGTGAAAATATTGAAGGATTAGAAAATGCGATTGTATTAAATATACCCTCTTGTACTTGGGCGGTTTTTAAGTGTGTTGGTGCTATGCCCCAGGGCATTCAAGAAGTATGGAAAAGAATTTATGCAGAGTGGTTACCAGCAACCAAATACGAACATGCTCTTACTCCTGAGTTAGAGGTTTATTATGCTGGAAACCACTACGCAGAAGATTATGTAAGTGAAATATGGATACCAGTAATTGAAAGAAAACATTAG
- a CDS encoding SprT family zinc-dependent metalloprotease, giving the protein MLVREHHDKKTNKFCRYLGIEYPIILIEDTTLEKDYVEFNLNSFSYYFNSTKNHNIIKCLQKFYKKECRNIINERLKIYQAQIRLKYRSVTIKESSAIWGSCNIDKHLVFNWKLIMLPIEVIDYVVVHELCHLKHLNHDRSFWRLVGRYYPNYKDIMKILGTDKKKSL; this is encoded by the coding sequence ATGCTAGTGAGAGAACACCATGACAAAAAAACAAATAAGTTTTGTAGATATTTAGGAATTGAATATCCCATAATACTAATAGAAGATACAACTCTAGAAAAAGACTATGTGGAATTTAACTTAAATAGCTTTAGTTATTATTTTAACTCTACTAAAAACCATAATATAATCAAATGTTTACAGAAATTTTATAAAAAAGAATGTCGAAACATTATTAATGAAAGACTAAAAATATACCAAGCTCAAATTAGGTTAAAGTACCGATCAGTAACAATAAAAGAGAGTAGTGCTATATGGGGAAGTTGCAATATAGATAAACACCTGGTTTTTAATTGGAAGTTAATTATGTTGCCAATAGAGGTAATTGATTATGTAGTAGTACATGAGCTATGTCATTTAAAACACCTGAACCACGATAGATCTTTTTGGAGATTAGTGGGAAGATACTACCCTAATTATAAAGATATTATGAAAATACTAGGAACAGATAAAAAGAAAAGTTTATAG
- a CDS encoding MarR family transcriptional regulator: MDNTAKSSLIIGVIKKLKKSVTKRYHKHFANMNITGTQGMIVGILVHKGNMKISDLSKKMQLSNSTVSGIIDRLEKNNIVERIRSKEDRRVVMVSLKEEFKKEAKERHEAVENHFNGVINLATPEELDKILEGFMIVEKLINKAEQNLDQE; the protein is encoded by the coding sequence GTGGATAATACAGCTAAAAGTAGTTTAATAATTGGTGTAATAAAAAAACTAAAGAAATCAGTTACTAAGAGGTATCATAAGCATTTTGCAAATATGAATATTACCGGTACGCAAGGTATGATTGTAGGTATTTTAGTGCATAAAGGTAATATGAAAATTAGTGATTTAAGTAAAAAAATGCAATTATCTAATAGTACAGTTTCGGGTATTATTGATCGATTAGAAAAAAATAATATTGTAGAGAGAATCAGAAGTAAAGAGGACCGCAGAGTTGTAATGGTTTCTTTAAAAGAAGAGTTTAAAAAAGAGGCTAAAGAAAGACACGAAGCCGTAGAAAATCATTTTAATGGTGTTATAAACTTAGCAACTCCAGAGGAGTTAGATAAGATTTTAGAAGGGTTTATGATAGTAGAAAAGCTTATAAATAAAGCAGAACAAAATTTAGATCAGGAGTAA
- a CDS encoding glycosyl hydrolase codes for MNRIKKMMLFIGILAICVIVFNFSKVTAKHYLNIVENQYSICDYHKVHKVFNKYIEYRNDNLGYQLSYPSYMELNETLNPIKTIISDNYSQIEIYYDNFKNTIHSPTAYVNYSNNFINNKEVHIKDYEKNIFINGMKTHLLAWHRAKLARVKNDKNYYISAEIIKNINEVYTIFIKSSKPFTNNKYLQLINTFKAIDKTDVKQLNVKFKNTNKKFNKETEQFYEEYFLRSNSLIWGIFENTAPKSFDFLNSLEKKLDFKFEFLLKYQCLSSGGFPMAEMLNAYNHNRYVELTLQTSHLDGQDNNYITYEILQGDYDEFLNSYAKQVKAFNHPILFRLNNEMNGDWCVYSSYYSSKDTELYKEVWRYIYNIFKQNKVDNALWVWNPHDLSFPGFTWNHYLNYYPGDEFVDLVGITGYNTGTYFEGEVWRDFKQVYVALYKEYHELFEQPFIITEFGSNSVGGDKVNWINEMFNNIKQFSNIKVAIWWNGIDWDSDKNPGRIYRLDETAEVIRTFKKGFAQYK; via the coding sequence TTGAATAGAATAAAAAAAATGATGTTGTTTATTGGAATTTTAGCTATATGTGTTATAGTGTTTAACTTTAGTAAAGTAACTGCAAAGCATTATTTAAATATAGTTGAGAATCAATATAGTATTTGTGATTATCATAAAGTCCATAAAGTATTTAATAAATATATTGAATATCGTAATGATAACTTAGGTTATCAATTAAGTTATCCTAGTTACATGGAGCTCAATGAGACCTTAAATCCTATTAAAACAATTATTAGCGATAACTATAGTCAAATAGAAATTTACTATGATAACTTTAAAAACACGATCCATTCTCCTACTGCCTATGTGAATTATAGTAATAATTTTATTAACAATAAAGAAGTACATATAAAAGATTATGAAAAAAATATATTTATTAATGGTATGAAAACTCATCTTTTAGCTTGGCATAGAGCTAAACTAGCAAGAGTAAAAAATGACAAAAATTATTATATAAGTGCTGAGATTATAAAAAATATTAATGAAGTATATACAATATTTATAAAGTCATCAAAACCATTCACAAATAATAAATACCTTCAGTTAATTAACACATTTAAAGCCATTGATAAAACAGATGTTAAGCAATTAAATGTAAAATTTAAAAATACTAACAAAAAGTTTAATAAAGAGACAGAACAGTTTTATGAAGAATATTTTTTGAGAAGTAACAGCTTAATTTGGGGAATTTTTGAAAATACGGCTCCAAAAAGCTTTGATTTTTTAAATAGTTTGGAGAAAAAACTAGATTTTAAGTTTGAATTTTTATTAAAATATCAGTGTTTATCAAGTGGTGGATTTCCAATGGCTGAAATGTTGAATGCCTATAATCATAATAGATATGTTGAATTAACTCTGCAAACTAGTCACTTAGATGGACAAGATAATAACTATATAACTTATGAAATTCTGCAAGGAGATTATGATGAATTTTTAAATTCTTATGCAAAACAAGTTAAGGCTTTTAATCATCCGATACTTTTTAGACTGAATAATGAAATGAATGGTGATTGGTGTGTGTATTCTAGCTATTATAGCTCAAAAGATACTGAGTTATACAAAGAAGTATGGAGATACATTTATAATATCTTTAAACAGAATAAAGTAGATAATGCTCTTTGGGTATGGAATCCACATGATTTATCTTTTCCTGGTTTTACTTGGAATCATTATTTAAACTATTATCCTGGAGATGAGTTTGTAGATTTAGTTGGAATAACAGGATACAATACTGGCACTTATTTTGAAGGTGAAGTTTGGAGAGACTTTAAGCAGGTTTACGTAGCACTGTATAAAGAATATCATGAACTGTTTGAACAACCATTTATAATAACAGAGTTTGGATCTAACTCTGTTGGGGGAGACAAAGTGAACTGGATAAATGAGATGTTTAATAACATTAAGCAGTTTAGTAATATTAAAGTTGCTATTTGGTGGAATGGAATTGATTGGGATAGTGACAAAAACCCAGGTAGAATTTATAGATTAGATGAAACAGCAGAGGTAATAAGAACATTTAAAAAAGGATTTGCTCAATATAAATAA